In the Marispirochaeta aestuarii genome, AGTTGTATTCATCAACATCAGCAGCAACCGCCAACTCCATCTCATTAACTTTCGAGTTGTACACATCACCGGTACCATTGTCACCAGCGGCCCAACCGAAATCGGTGTCCCAAGAGAAGCTGAAGTCCGCCGCAAATGCGGTAGAGGCAACAGCCAGAGCTACAAAAAGGACTAGTAACTTCTTCATAATTGTCCTTCCTCCATCGTTTTTAGGGGCACCATGCAACACGGCATAGCGTTGTCCCCTTTTTATTATTTATTGACGTCAGTATAGCAACCGGTATATGGGCTGTCAAGAAAAAATAGAAAATAGGGGCAATAGCGCGGCGTAAAAAAAGTTACATAAATGTTTCAATAATAACTATTTATTTCCCGGCCTTTCTTCCGTTTGTTACCCTTTTTCAGCCGGTAAACTGATTTAACACAAAATTAATTCGGCCGGTGGCTTAATATATTGGACATAAAAAAGATAATGGATTAATAAATTCCGCCTATTTTTCTTTGTCAGGATAATTGCGTAAAAAAGGACCCTGCTATACATTAGTAATTCTGATGACGGACGGCGAACTGGAAAATAAAATAAAAGGAGACTGGTCGCTTTTTTTTTCCGAGGCAAAGGACCTGTACACCATGCAGGACTTTTTCGCCTTCCCCGCAGCCTTTCTTAAGGAACGTCTGGAAGAGCTCCAAAACTGTGTCGATCTCGGGATCGTCGAATACAAACGATCCTTTTTATCCCGGAGCTTCGAGCTTATAGAATCCCTCAAATACGACGCCCGGGGTTTCGATAAAATCGGGCAATGGGCCGATCGGCTTCAGTATGGGCTCTATCTTTCCATGATCCAGCACCTCATGTGCAGGGGATCCATCCGGATCCGCAGGGCTAAACACGAACCGCCTGAGCAGGAGAAAGAGAACGCCAGGGCTTCGGCAACGGACCTTAAAACCGTCATTGCAGATGTGTCGGAACGCCTGAAAAACAAGCCTGAGCTTCAGAAAAATCCCCATATAAAACAGATCCTCATGCAGATCAGCATCTATAAAAAGGAACTCGCCGAAACCAGGCGCCTTGCCGCAAGCATGCCCCGGGAAAAAGCCGCAGGACTGGCGGCCAATTTTAAAAAACGGGTGGAAGAAATTACCCGGAGCGCTTCGGAAAACCACCGGAAGCTCCTGGATGAGCTGGAACCCAAACCCGCAGCCCCGCTAAAGGGCCTTCCGTCCTACGACCTCGCTCCGCTTGCACCCCTCTATCTGTCCCAGGCCAAAGCCTTCTCCACCCTGGCAAGCAGGTTCTCCTTTGTAGAAGAACAGCGTTCCGGTGCCCGGGATGTACTTATTCCCATTTTAGGTCAGCGGGAGACCTGGTTCCGACTCATGGAGCGTGAGGTCAAGGCCTACAACCTGCTCGAACCCTTTGAAGGAGGAGAACGCAGGGCCGCCATGGAGTTCACCCGGGAAATAGTACGTATACTGGACCGGGAAGCAGAAGAAGCGTTCAGGTAAAATTTCCCGAGAAATACCCTTGAACCACAGAGACACCGGGCTCATGGAGATTTCTTCTTAATAGCCAGAAAAAGAAGCGGTAGCCAGACCTCAGCGGCTCCGTGGCTTTCCCCATCATCCCCATCGGTGTTCCCCCTTCTTCTCTTCGATCCCCTAATCAACAAGCATTTCCTGCAGTACGGATTTAATCTTCTCGATCTCCTTTTTCCTGACTATACCAAGCTTCCTTATTAAACGTGACTGGTCCACAGTTCGCAACTGATCAAGTACTACCCAGCCGTTCTTTCCTTGGAAATGCACTGAAACTCTGGTGGGGTAGCTATGAGATTTTGTAGTCATAGGTGCAATAATAACTGTCTTGATCGAGGAATTCATTTCGTTTGGAGAAACAACCAGGCATGGCCTCGTTTTCTGAATTTCATGCCCGATGGTGGGATCAAGATTAACAAGAAAAACCTCATATTGGCGTATTACCATTCCCATTCAAAGGATTCCTGATCAAGTATTTCTGGAAACATCAGAGCATCATCTCCATTCTTATGCATCTCTGTAAAAGCCTCTTCCCAGCCCTCCCGTGGTCTGGTTTTAACAGGTTTGATCAGAATCTCCTTATCCCGGACTTCCAGTTCAACCTTTTCATCAATCTCAAGCTGCTTAAGGATACCCTTGGGGATTCTTATGCCTTTTGAATTACCAATGGGAATTACCGATATTATCATGCCGTCCCTCACTATCTGTAATTATATAGTAATTACTTTCAAAAGGCAATGATTCAATATTCGCATATCTGATAATAAAACTTTTCTTATTCCTCCTGCAGGCATCGGGTGAAATTCTTCCTCACAAAGCTCACAAAGAATGCTGCAGGCTCACAGAATCTTCAAATTCCCAGGCAGAAAACCAGCCAGTTTTTCTCTCCTATTACTCTGCATAATCTACACGATGTATCTATTTCTATTCCGGTTTTCTCAATGATCTTCTTGCCCCTTTGCGATCTATCCTTCCCATCCTCCCCATCTTTGTTCCCTGTTTCCGTTTCTCCCTCCTCTTCCTCTGCGTACTCTGCGCGGTTCCTACCCCGACTGTCACTGCGTTCCGCCGTAATAACGCTGCCCCTTTCTACTCCCTCAATGTTCTCCGCAACTCCGTGGCAACCTCTTCTCTTCTCACCGCCACTCTTCCGGCAGCTCATTCAGCGCATCCTTTACCCCCTGACTGTCTCCCTTACGGCAGACAAGGGCCCGGCCGTTGCGTATTACCACAATCAGGTCCCGAACCCCCACAAGGGATACAGGAAGATCGGACAGCACAAAACAGCCTTCAGAAGAGACCTCCCCCCGGGCGGGAACGCTTTCAGGGAATACCCGGGAATATTCATCCCAGCTGCCGATGTCGTTCCAGCTGAAGGAGGCCGGGAGCACCGCGGCGCGGTCTGTCTTTTCCATTACCGCGTAGTCTATGGAGATGGAAGGAGCGCTTGTGTAGATTCTCGCGACCTCCGGAGAATCGAGGATGACGGAAACCCCTGAGGCGGACGTTTTCACAGAGACGGAGAGAAGACTCGTATACAGACGATGCACTTCCGGGGCATGCTGTTCAAGTTCCGCTACAAATGCCCCAAGGCTGAAAAGGAACATACCGGAGTTCCAGGTAAAATTCCCGGCCTCAAGAAACTGCTGCGCTGTGGCGGAATCCGGTTTTTCCCGGAAGCGACGGACTTTCCGTATTTTCTGCCTTTTCCCCATCTCTCCGGAGATCGGTTCACCCGCTTCTATATAACCGTATCCCGTTTCAGGCCGTGTGGGGGCTATGCCGAAGGTGACGATACTCCCCGCGGAGGCTGCATCTGCTGCAGAAGCAATATCCGAAGCAAATCGTTCCACCGGCTCAATCAAATGGTCAGCCGGAAGCACCAGGACAGCCTCGTTTTCACCGCCAAGCTGCTCCAGAGCTGCAGCACCTGCGGCTATGGCCGGTGCTGTGTTTCTGGCCGCCGGTTCCGGCAGCACAATGAGCTCCGGAAGCCCCCCCTGTTCCTCTCCTGCCCAGGTTGCCAGCTCCTCCGCAGCCTGTTCCGCCTGGGACGCCAGGGTGACGATCATGATCCGTTCGGGACGAAGGGCGGCAGCCCGTTGCAGGGTAAGGTTCAAAAGACTCCTGCCATCCCGGACGGCCATGTACTGCTTCGGAACTTCCTTCGTGGATGCAGGCCAGAGCCTCGTACCGGAACCTCCGGCAAGGATCATTACATTCGGAACGATGCTTTCCTTTTTCATAACGGATTTATAGTAGCCCAGAGCAGTTCCCTCCGCAAGAGAGGTAAATTTCTCTTAAGTTACTTAAGTTTTTGTTAAGTCCCCTCGTTGACCATCTCCCTTTACAGGTTTATTATGATCGGTGCAATCAACACATTTTCGGGAGGTGCCGCAAATGGCCGCCAAGGGATTTACCCTCTCCATATACCCATGGGTCTATGTCGCTCAATCAGAGAACTCCGGCTGGAAGGAGGAGTTTCAGGAAAAACCTCACAAAACTCCTGCACAGGAGGCGGCCATGGGCGAAGCGGAGCTCAATGAGCTGCTTGCACGGCGCAACTCCTTTGCCGATCTCCCGCTGGTCAACTATACAACCCAGTACGGTATGGGCTGTTTCGAGGGACTCAAGGCCTTTCCCCAGAAGGACGGCAGTCTCAAGCTCTTCCGGCCCGACCGGAACGCCAGACGCTTCCGCAGCTCCATGGAGGGGCTCAAGATGCCCAGCTACCCGGAGGAGACCTTTGTAAAGGCGGTCCGCGAGACGGTCCGGCGCAACAGGGATATCGGTTTTGCCCCGGATTATGATCCCGCCTGGGAGGCCGGGGATTTTGCCGAAGGTCATGCGGTATACGTACGCCCCTTCAGCTACTCGGAACCCGCCATCGGTCTTGGCCTGAGCGTCAGCCCCTGGGTTGTAATAATCACCACACCCGTGGGTGCCTACTTCCGCCCCGGCAACAGCAAGGCGGTAACCACCGACAAGGTACGGGCCTTTCCCGGGGGTACGGGCTGGATAAAATGTGATGCCAACTACGTGGTGCCGATTCTTGCAAAGAAAGAGGCGGAAGCCCAGGGCTACATGGAAGCCATATTCCTGGACGCTGAACACAAGGAGTACGTTGAAGAGGGCTCTTCCTGCAATATCTTCTTCGTACTAAAGAACGGAACCCTGGTTACCCCCGACCTGAGCGATACAATCCTGCCGGGCATTACCCGGGCAAGCGTCATTCAGCTGGCGAAGGACCTGGGAGTCAACGTGGAAGAACGGAGAATCTCCATCCACGAGGTCATGGATTCAGCCGTCGAGGCCTTCGTAACCGGTACGGCCGCCGGAATCAGCTACTTCGAATCCATCACCCACAAGGGACAGACCAAAGTATTCAACGGCGGAAAGATCGGCGATACCACCCGGGAACTCCAGGTGGACCTCAAGGGGATTCAGTACGGATCCCGGGAAGACCGCCACGGCTGGATGGTCCAGGTTTAGCCTGGACTTCAGGGCATAAGAAGAGCCTTCAGCGCATAGAAAGAGTCTCAAGGTCCAGAGGTATATCCCGATAGATCTGCAGATCGTAGTTCTCCACAGGGTAGAGCATGGCCCGCTGGTTCAGGTAGCCCAGATTGACGGCGCTGCCCCGCTCCATGGTCTCCTGGTCCCGCCCCAGAAGATCGAACATCTCCATGGAGTCGGTAAAGTGGACCAGTGCCCGGGAGAACTTCTCCCTGTCTCCGGTGGCCAGGGAGAGACGCTGCAGGGTGACCCCGAGATTATTATTGACCCGAATAAGGCGTTCAATCAGGGCCCGGTCCTCCTCCCGTTCATCGGGCAGCAGGACGCTCAGTTCCCGGCGCTGCTGTTCCAGCCTGTCCAGAAGATGGGTGTAATAGCCCTGGGCGGCGAAAAAATCGGATCGCATAAAGAGGGCGTTTCCGGTGGCAAAGAGCAGGTTTTCATTCAGCGAGAACAGGTCAGCCGCCAGATGAAACTCCGCAAGGGAATCCCGATAATCTTCCCGGTTATAGTGAATATACCCCTTCTTGTAATGCATCTCCGGACTCTTGTATCCGTTCTCCTGGGCGGCGCTGAACATATCGAAGGCTGAATCGAACTCCGCGGCTATGTAGTAGTACAGGTTGCCCAGGTTGCGATAGATTCGGCCGAACATGCTCTCGGGCTCCAGGATTCTCCGTTCCAGGGCATCCTCGTACTGGTCTCTGGCCTTCAGGAAGTACTCCTCCGCCGTCAGATACTGCCCGTCCTCGTAATCCGCCTCACCCTGACGGTCATAGGTATCCGTCAGCAGTTTCAGCCTGGTTTTACCCAGCGGCCGGACCTCTTCGAAGTAGTACTCCGCAAAATCCAGGGCCTTACGTTCCTCCACCGGCTCTTCCACCCGCCGGAAATAGCGGGCCAGGTGATAATGTGTCTCCGGCAGGGTTCTGTCCGCATCCATGGCACGCTGAAGAATCGGACGCACATCTCCGATATCATTCTTGTCCAGGAGGTATCCCCCCAGCTCCGCATAGGCATCGGGCTCCACTTCCAGACGGGAATTCGCCTGAAACTGCTCCTTGAGCCGGGTTACTTCAGTATAATTATCGGTGCGAATAAAATAGCGGAGCATGCGAAACAGCAGCTCGTACTTGGCCCCGTACTGCTGAATCAGTGTTGCGTAGGAGCGTCGGGCCTCCTCGTAGCGCTCGTAATCGTACTCTCCCCAGTCAAGATAGTTGTCCCCCGCGGCAAGCAGCGCTTCGTAGTCATACTTGTCCTGATTCAGAAGGACCGCCAGCAGCTTTTCAGCGTGCTCGAAGTTCTCAAGCTTGTCGGACTCCATATGGGCGTAATCGAGCAGGGCCTGGCGCTCCTTTCCGCGGATCCGCTTGATATCCGGCAGTTTTACAATCTGCCCTCCGGCCTCGTCTCCGAAACTGATATGACCCCTGAGGAGCTCTTCGTATTTATCCGCCGCCAGGCTGTACTGACGTTTATCCTGAAAACCTTCTGCGAAACGAAAATACTGATTTTTATAGCGCCACTCCTCCACGGCGTCGTCAAAAAAGAGGTTGGCCTCCCGGTAGGAGTCCTCTTCCAGGTGGCGATACCCGGCGTTGTAGAGAACAATGGCGTGAATCGGCCGGTAAACGAAGGTAAATCCCAGAAAAGCGATCATTCCCAGGAGCAGGGCACCCCCGGCAACCAGGCGGAGAATCGGCAGGATGTTCTGCCGGAAGGCATAGGCGAAGGTCCCCTTCTCCTCTTCGAACTCGGCGCCGCTCCGTTTTTCGTAACGGCTGGGAATACGGATCTTCTTTCCGGTTATGGAGCCTACTATTGCAGCAAGCTCTTTTGAGCTTTTCCCCTCCACCAGGGCCCGAACAAGCTTCTGCAGATGGGGGCCGCTCAGGTTCTGCTCCCCGATAAGCTCTTCGATTGCAATCTTCAGGTTGAGGGGCTGCTGATTGAGGGTCTCCTGCAGGCGCTGGAACTCATCTTCATCCAGATCGAGTTCCTCGTCTCCCGAGGGGAGTTCTTCACTCACCGCCAGTGCGGGATTCAGCTCCTCCTCGGTCAGGGTATCCAGGGGCTCCTCGATCTCGCCGAACTGCTCCCCCAGATCGCCCAGGCTGAACTCGTCTACCTCGAAATTGGCCTCGTCTATGTCTTCAATGTCTCCGGCGGTGGGAATCTCAAAGTCATCGCTGACAGCTTCGCCAGATCGCGCTGCGGGAGGAGCTTCGGGGGCTTCCGCCTCTTCGAAGGGAAAGCCCTCGGGCATGGAGAAATCCATCTCCCCGATATCATCGTCATCGAAGGAGAGCTCCTCCTCTTCGGGAATCTCCTCGGCCGTATCGGGAGGGCTGAAATCCTCAGCTTCAGCCGCCGGTTCCTCATCCTCCATGGAGAGGATATCCGCGGCCTCGGCAAACTCCTCAGGAATCTCGAACTCTTCGACCCCCTCAGGCTCCTCCTCCGGCGTCTCCTGTTCCTCCGGAAAAAATGCCTCTTCCTCCGGCAGGCTGAAATCTTCTTCCGAAAGGTCCAGGGACTCTTCAGCCAGCTCTTCCGCTTCCTCGGTTCCAGCCTCTTCCCCGGTAAAATCCATCCCCTCCGGAGAAAAGAGATCCTCCGACAGCTCATCGGGCAGGGAAAATCCCTCATCAAAGCTTTCCTCCCCCTCCGGGGATGGAGCTATATCGTCAGGAAGCGCAAAGCCTTCATCAGATGCTTCTTCCCCCGGCTCCTCCCCGGCGAGATCAAACTCGTCAGGCAGGGAGAACTCATCCTCTCCGGCGGAGGACTCTTCGCCGGTCTCCTCCTCAAAATCCAGTCCGGAGAGCAGGTCTTCGGGAATGGAAAAGTCATCTTCCTCTCCGGTATCCACCGGAGGCATCTGGTCTTCCCCGGTATCGATACCGAAGATATCCTCATCCTCGTCAGGGAGCTCCGGAGCAGTTTCCTCTTCGATTCCCCCGAAGGGCTCCTCTTCGGTTTCACTCTCCCCGGAAAGGTTGAGCAGGGCATCCAGGTCTTCGTCCAGTTCCGCCTCGGGGGCGGAAATATCCTCGAGACGTTCCCCGCGCTCGGCCAGAATGGAGGGTTCATGTCCGAGGGAGTTGAGTTCCGCTTTAAACTGTTCTATCTCTTCAAGCCTGGGCACAGATATTCCTTTCGATCTCTCCGATTTTCGGCAAATTATCCACTCTGTTCAAGTAAAGAATTTCCCCCATTGTATCCCAGATTAAGAGAATCCGCTATCAGGCCGAAAATCATGATGATGAACAGAGCAATCTCCCCATGGATACTCCTCGTCCTCTTCTGTGCCCTGAGCCCCCTGAACGCTCAAAACGGCTATGATCCCAACCTCGACGCGTATCTTCATTCACTGTCCGGAGCCGAGGCCCCGGGGGTCATATCGGAACACCTGGTATTGACCTATTCGTCCCGGAACCCGGTCCGCTATGTAGCCGCGGCCTTTGAACATGAAGATTTTACCAGGATGCATATCTACGAAAAAAACCAGAACGGTGTCTTTGTATTCGCCTATCCTCTCCAGTCCCTGCCCCGGGACCGGCAGGAGTTGAAATACAGGATTATCGTGGATGGTCTGTGGATGCGGGATCCGAGCAACCCAAAGCAGGTACCCGACAGCAGGGGCATTCCCATTTCCGTGAGCCCCGTTCCCCAGCGCCCGCCCCGCCGGGGTGAGACACCGGTATTTCATTCCGACGGTACGGTGGAATTCGTCTATCTGGGAAGCCCCGGACAGAAGGTCCGCCTGGCAGGGGATTTTAACCACTGGAGTCCTTTCAGCCATTCCCTGAAGGAGAGTTCACCGGGAGAATACAGGCTCAGGCTGAGGCTGTATAAGGGTTACCACCGCTATGTCTTCTACGTCAACGGGTCCCGGGCAACGGATATACGGAACCCCCGGATCGCCTACGACGTGCTGGGGAATCAGGTTTCCGCTGTGCGGGTCCCGAAATCCGACTCCCTTGACGCCAGTCTGGCGGAGAATTAACGAATGGACTTTTACACATCCCTGTCGGAGTATTATGACCTTCTCTTTCCTCCATCCCGGGAACAGAAGGAGTGGGCTCTGGACTGTGCCGGTACGGGACCGGTGCTGGACGCCGGCTGCGGTACGGGGGAACTGCTGCTGCATATTGTCCGCAAAGGCATTCCCGGATCAGGCTTCGACGCCGATGACGAGATGGTCCGAAAGGCGAAGGAGAAAGCCGCTGGAACAGAGGGCGTCGTCGACTTCCGAAAAGCCGGTCTAAGGGAAGCCGCCGAACTGTATACGCCCAGCTCCTTCAGTGCCCTGCTCTGCATGGGGAACACCATCGCCCATGTGCAGGACCCACAGGAGCTGAACAGGGTAATCTCCGGCTTCGCATCTTTACTGGCAGAGGGGGGCAGACTTGCGATACAGCTCCTCAATTACGACCGCATCCTCGCTGAGAGGCCGGAGGAACTGCCTCCCCTGAGAACGGAAACGGATGATCTGAAGCTCAGCTTTTTCCGGCGTTACCGCTACGAAAGGGAACATATTCTTTTTACAGGTACCCTGCGGGTGGAATTCAACCGGAACCCCGCAAAGAGCCTTGAAAAAAGCTTTGAAACTTCTCTTCTCCCTGTCGGCCGGGAAACTGTAACGGCGGCCTTTTTAAAAGCCGGATTGAAGAATATAAGCGTCTGGGAGGATTACGGCTCAACGCCGGCCTCGGAAGAATCGGCTGTCTACCTGTTTACCGGAAAACGATAATCCGGCTTAGGCCTCAGCTTTTCCCTCCAGGGCCTCCGCGGCCTTGTAGGAGGAGCGCACAAAGGGAGCGGATGCAACATGCCGGAAGCCCCGCTTTTCCGCCTCTTTTCGATAATCGTCAAATACTTCAGGTTTCACATACTCCGCCACCGGGTAGTGCTCTGATGACGGGGCGAGGTACTGACCGATCGTTAAAAAGTCGCATCCGGCACGGCGCAGATCATCGAAAAGTTCGAGAACCTCTTCCCGGGTCTCCCCCAGCCCCAGCATCAACCCCGTTTTTACCGCCATGGGTCTTCCGCAGTCCGCCGCCCGCTTAAGGAGTTCCAGGGATCTGCGGTAATCCGCCTGGGGACGCACCCTGGAGTAGAGCCGCGGCACGGTTTCCACGTTATGATTGATCACCTCCGGCCCGGCCTCGATTACCGTGGCCAGAGCATCGGGATCACCCTGAAAATCCGGGATCAGGACCTCGATGCTGGCTTCAGGCAGCCGGGTCCGAAGCTCCCGGATGACCGCCGCAAAGTGTCCCGCTCCGCCGTCGGGCAGATCGTCCCGGGTTACGGAGGTCACCACCACATGACGCAGTCCCAACTCCCGGGCGGCCCGGGCAAGCCTGACCGGCTCCTCGGCATCAACAGGCTCAGGCGTTCCAGGGCTGACATTGCAGAAACGGCAGTTCCGGGTGCAGACGGAGCCGAGGACCATGAAGGTCGCGGTACGGGAGGCGAAACACTCCATCCGGTTGGGACAATTCGCCTCGACGCAGACCGTGTTCAGATGCAGGCTTTTCAGAAGGGCCTTTACCCTGTTCAGGTCCCGCCCTCCCCGGACGGGGATTCTCAGCCAGTCCGGTTTTCGCTGATGAGTATGTTCAGATCGTCCCATGAAAACTCCTCTGTTTCGCTATAGCCGTAGGTATCCCGGAAGACTCCGGCATAGTCAAGACGGGCCCGCTCCATGTCGGATTCGCGCCCTGTAAGCATGCGGGTGGAGGTAACCCCTTTATCGGTAATCCCGCAGGGGATTATATAGCTGAAGGGTGTCAGATCGCAGTTTATATTCAGGGCGAAACCGTGCATGGTAACCCCGCGGCTGATGCTGATACCCAGGGCGGCGATTTTGGCATCCTTCACCCAGACCCCGACATGCTCCTCGCTCAGGCCCGCTTCTATACCGTGGTATTCTGCCAGGTAACGGATCACCGAGCTTTCCAGGCGTTCGACAAAGAGCCGGAGCTTCCGCTGGTGATGATACAGGTTGACGATTACATAGCCCACCAGCTGACCCGGGCCGTGATAGGTAATCTGGCCTCCCCGGTCGATCTCCGCGACATCGATTCCCTTCTGCGCCAGAATCTCCCTGGAAAGCAGCAGGTCCCCGTGGTCTCCCCGCTTGCCCAGGGTCACCACCGGAGGATGCTCCAGAAGAAGCAGGGTATCCGGAATCTCCTCCCCCTGACGAAGTTCCCTGAGCTTCTGCTGAATTGTCAGGGCCTCTCCGTAAGGAACCAGTGGTGCATGAATTATCCGCAGCTTCACCAATCTCTCCTTGTCGGTATCCGTACAATCCAATACTACTCCGGAGCAGAGCTGCGGCGCAAGTAGCGTTTTTGTATACAGATTCACTGGATATAGAGAAGAATTTTCTATATGCTTGAGGAAAAGCAGGAGCCAGACATGAACAAGGTACTGATTGTGGACGATTCCATGATCTCCCGGCAAATGTTAAGCAAATACCTCGCCCCCACGGGTTACACCATCGATACCGCCGCGTCCGGAGAAGAGGCCCTGGAAAAGATTCTTCCCGGCTCCTGCGATGTGGTCGTTCTTGATCTGCTGATGCCGGGAATCAGCGGGCTCGAGGTGCTGGAAAAGCTTTCCCTGAAAAAACTCACGCCGCCGGTCATAGTGCTGAGTGCGGATATTCAGGATTCCACCCGGGAAAAAGCCCTTTCCCTCGGAGCCAGCCGCTTCATGACCAAACCGCCCCGGCCGGAGGAACTGCAGAAGCTTGTACGGGAGCTTATGGAGTCAAAAGAATGACCTCCATCGGCAGACTGGAAAAACAGAATATCCAGACCCTGATAGACTCCGGTGTCCGGCAGGGGGCGGAAGTCCTGAACGCAATGCTCAACAGTCCCATCAAGCTCGAAGCCCCCGTTCTCTCGGTTGTTGGTATGGAGGAGCTAAAGGAGCAGCTTAAAGCTGAGTACAAAGGATCCCTGGCCGGGGTGCGTATGAGCTATGCCGGGGAACTGATCGGGGAGGTGGAGCTTATCTTCAACACCGCCGAAGCCGCCAGGCTGGCCTCGGCAATCACCCAGGACCTTGCTCCGGAAACCGACCTGGATGCGCTTCAGGCCGCAACCATCAGCGAAGTCGGGAACGTGGTTATCAATGCCATAATCGGGACCATGAGCAACAGCCTGGGGCTGCATTTGAACTTTTCGGTACCCCAGTACATGGAAGGCGAAATCGATTCTCTTCTCCGGCGCACGGAGGAGATCAGAAGCACCACGGCATTGCTGGTAAAAACCCGGTTTTTTATCAACAAGCTGGATATAAGCGGCCATATTCTGCTTTTTTTTACCCTGGGGGCCTTTGATCTTTTCAAATCCCGGCTGAAAGACTACAACACTGCCAGCCAGGGAACATCCTGAGCCATGGACTACTCGATATTCGATCGTATTCCCCTGGGGATCTGTCTTATGGACAGGGATTTCACCGTCAGGGGATGGAACATCTGTATGCAGGACTGGACCGGAATCACCCTGGAGGAGATCCGGGACCAGGATATACGGAGCTTCTTTCCCCTTTTCAACAGAGAGATATACGCTTCCCGGCTCAAGCTGCTCTTTAACGGGGGTCCGCCGGCGATTTTCTCTCCCCAGCTCCACGCGGGGCTCTTTCCCAGCCGCAAACAGGGGATGCCCCCTCAGGTCCACCATATAACCGTCTCCTCCATCAATACCGATAAAGGCGAGGTCCTGGCACTTTTCGCGGTACAGGATGTAACGCGGGAGCATAACAGAAGCGCGGAACTCCGAAGGCTGCACCAGCTTGCCAGAGAGGAGATTGTTCAGCGCAAAAAGGCCGAGGAGGAACTGACAGAGGCCCTGGATCAGAACAGAGCCCTGCTGAGGGAGAACCAGCACCGGATAAAAAACAACCTTGCCACGCTGATCAGCCTCCTGGAGCTGCAGAAGAACAACCTCTTTGATCCCCGGGACGAGGAGATTCTGACACTGCTTATCAACCGGGTATATTCCATTCAGCGGGTCCATAAGCACCTTTCCGAAAATGCGGACACCCCGGACATCCGCCTGGATGCCTATCTGAAGGACCTGACGGAGAACATGATAAACGCCGCCGCCGCGGAGGAAAAAGAGAAGCGGCCGGAAGTGCGAATCCATGCAGATCCGGTGGAACTGAAGATAAAGACGGCCATTCCCGTGGGGATGATAATCGCCGAATTAATTACCAACTCCCTGAAACACTCTTTCGGAAGCTCCAGGGAAACACAGAATACAATAAGCATCTCCACCCGGCTGGACACCAGGGGAATGCTTACCCTCAGGTACCGGGATTCAGGAAATACCGGCGGTGAGCCCCGGGAAGGGGGACTGGGAATCCGACTGAACGAGGCCTTCGCCGATCAGCTCGGCGGAAGTCTGCGGAGGGAGCCGGAAATGGGAAATGTTACTGTTCTGGAATTCCCGCTTAAGCAGCAATAAGCCGATGTTGACATCCGGCCCCCTCTGTGATGTTATGAAAGCTGCAGCTGAAAGCGCTTACAAATCTTCGGGAGACGGACTGGCGGATCCATGAACATCTACGACATAGCCCGGGAGGCCGGGGTATCCA is a window encoding:
- a CDS encoding class I SAM-dependent methyltransferase codes for the protein MDFYTSLSEYYDLLFPPSREQKEWALDCAGTGPVLDAGCGTGELLLHIVRKGIPGSGFDADDEMVRKAKEKAAGTEGVVDFRKAGLREAAELYTPSSFSALLCMGNTIAHVQDPQELNRVISGFASLLAEGGRLAIQLLNYDRILAERPEELPPLRTETDDLKLSFFRRYRYEREHILFTGTLRVEFNRNPAKSLEKSFETSLLPVGRETVTAAFLKAGLKNISVWEDYGSTPASEESAVYLFTGKR
- the lipA gene encoding lipoyl synthase — its product is MGRSEHTHQRKPDWLRIPVRGGRDLNRVKALLKSLHLNTVCVEANCPNRMECFASRTATFMVLGSVCTRNCRFCNVSPGTPEPVDAEEPVRLARAARELGLRHVVVTSVTRDDLPDGGAGHFAAVIRELRTRLPEASIEVLIPDFQGDPDALATVIEAGPEVINHNVETVPRLYSRVRPQADYRRSLELLKRAADCGRPMAVKTGLMLGLGETREEVLELFDDLRRAGCDFLTIGQYLAPSSEHYPVAEYVKPEVFDDYRKEAEKRGFRHVASAPFVRSSYKAAEALEGKAEA
- the lipB gene encoding lipoyl(octanoyl) transferase LipB, which produces MKLRIIHAPLVPYGEALTIQQKLRELRQGEEIPDTLLLLEHPPVVTLGKRGDHGDLLLSREILAQKGIDVAEIDRGGQITYHGPGQLVGYVIVNLYHHQRKLRLFVERLESSVIRYLAEYHGIEAGLSEEHVGVWVKDAKIAALGISISRGVTMHGFALNINCDLTPFSYIIPCGITDKGVTSTRMLTGRESDMERARLDYAGVFRDTYGYSETEEFSWDDLNILISENRTG
- a CDS encoding response regulator → MNKVLIVDDSMISRQMLSKYLAPTGYTIDTAASGEEALEKILPGSCDVVVLDLLMPGISGLEVLEKLSLKKLTPPVIVLSADIQDSTREKALSLGASRFMTKPPRPEELQKLVRELMESKE
- a CDS encoding sensor histidine kinase; its protein translation is MDYSIFDRIPLGICLMDRDFTVRGWNICMQDWTGITLEEIRDQDIRSFFPLFNREIYASRLKLLFNGGPPAIFSPQLHAGLFPSRKQGMPPQVHHITVSSINTDKGEVLALFAVQDVTREHNRSAELRRLHQLAREEIVQRKKAEEELTEALDQNRALLRENQHRIKNNLATLISLLELQKNNLFDPRDEEILTLLINRVYSIQRVHKHLSENADTPDIRLDAYLKDLTENMINAAAAEEKEKRPEVRIHADPVELKIKTAIPVGMIIAELITNSLKHSFGSSRETQNTISISTRLDTRGMLTLRYRDSGNTGGEPREGGLGIRLNEAFADQLGGSLRREPEMGNVTVLEFPLKQQ